The following nucleotide sequence is from Pagrus major chromosome 16, Pma_NU_1.0.
TTCACAACAGGCAGTATAAAGAGAGGATTTATGAAAACTGTTGGTAGATTTATGGGGATGTAAGTGATGTCATCTGCTTGTTTTTCAATTAGACAATTTACAAGAGAACAATTACAATGCTCTGTGACTCTGAAGCTTGAAAGGATTTTAGAGCTTGTGTGAAGTAACACTTCAAAACATTTCATGCAAGCACATCAGAGCCATTACACACAGGACAATAAATGAAGAGCAGCTACAGTTTTGGAACACTGACTGCATTTGCTTTAAAACCTGCTCAAGTAGGAAAATGGCAACTCCTACATCTCTACATAAATGAGcactccattaaaactttatACCATGTGGGTCAAGATGGTGCTACTGTGCGTGCTGTAATGTGAGAGAGGTGGTGAATCTCAAGAGGCCTGGATATTAACTACAACAACACTTACTGTAACAGACCGGCATTTACTAGTGTAAATGGTATAAAGCTGATGTCTGGAGGATTAGCAGCAGAAGCCATGCAAAGTCAGCGTTTTGTTCATGCTACCTACCTCCTCATCATCCTGCGATTCATGTATGAGACAAAACCAAAACGCATTTTGATTAAGTTTATTGTGAGGTGAAATCATAACATGCAACTAACTTTACTGTTATCACGTGATCACATACTTCTCCCACTGAAGCAGAGGTTGAGGACTTCCTTACGTGACGAGAGTCTTCAAACGATGACTGGTCTGCTGCAAGGCGAGCTCTTCGTCCAGACTTTGCAACCTGGGAAATGTGCATAGTTTTAAAATGGGAAATAGAGTTTGATATAAAGACAGAAAGGGCAGCTAACAGAGATCTGGGGGATTCGTCTAGCTTAAACTGTGCCATCTAATGAGCAAACCAAATGTTGTCTGGATGGACTCAAGGTTATTtcacctgtatgtgtgttgtttaGCTTAGTCACTTTGTAAAACTTCCAATTCTGTGAAGTCACATTGTGTAGCTGTGGTGATGACAGTTTTCTTTAGCATATGATGGGAGCATTAATCAACAAATGAACATAATTTGAATACATTTCCTTGACAATGGAGCAGAAAATCTGCCTAGGGGGCAGGATTCTACTTTCAAAATAGGATGTAACATTATAATATACATTGGTAAAATGCCAATTCTGAAATTGACAGCATAGTCATCCAGAATTTCTGGAAACATTACTGTCATTTGTagacaaaagttttttttataagcGCTGAAAACTCAAATTTTCATCCCAAGTAGGGTTAGGAGCTGTGAAGTATCTCAGTAGGTGGAAGCTATATGTCCATTGGGCTGAGGTGAAATCAATAGGATGATACATTTTATGTTGTCAAGGGAAGAAAAGGAGTCAGTGGACATGCTAATCCAGACCCCTGCTTTAATAATACTCTATTAAGTTGGAGATGATCTGTGGCATCACTATTTAAGCAGTGCTTTTCTAGCAATTATGAGTACTTGAATGTAATTCAAATATTATAAGTAATTGTTTACTTTTCATTGCAAATATTTCAGCACAATAAAAATGAACTTTAAACAATCAGCACCCCAAGCATCAACACACAGGAAAGTGAATATACCCCTCAGGCATCCTAACTAGCTGCAACATGTATTTCTAGTCTGGGAAGGTCAAGGATGAGAAAGATGCTTTTAATAGAGAAATGATGTGATGGCATTTAAATTACAGTGTAGTTACAGTtacgtgtttgtttttgttgatagaGCACTTACATGCGTCCCAAAGGCTGAAAGAGGGGAAAGAAACCCCTTCTGTGATAAACAAAACATCCTATAAAACATTGAGCTCAGCTGCTAAGCATGTCGGGATATTTCAGCTAGCACGGCGAACTACCTAGTTAACGTTAGCTGCATACTCAGAGACAAACCTTGCTGCCGTTGCTCAAAAGCAGTAAATGATAATGTGTCTTTGCTGATAGCAGGAAGAGTTCATAGCTTTCTTATTCACTGACTGGCTAATATTAATGTTTACGTTAGCTTCATAGCTAAGTAGCTAGCAATAGCCTCGCTGCACCGTTACAGTCTGTTCTAAACTCCGTTTACAGGGCACACAATTAATGTTTCCTCTGCTCCTGTTCACTTTTTAAGCGGTTCACTCACATTTTTCACCGCTCCAGCATCTCTGAGCAGAAAGTTATCGTCCATTTCTCTCCTCCTTGCTAACTCCAACCAGAGCAGCAGCGTCTTCCTGGTAACCAGGAAGCGTCATATAGCAACGCTCTCCATGACAACGCCGATCAGAGGGAGGGCGCGCGCTCctgtatgtaaataaataaatgaatattatAAAGCTACAGATACACAGAAAATACATGAGAAATTGagtataatgtgttttttcaacgttattattgattattggtTTTAATCATTAAACCAAGAGAAATACATCAGTATGCAAACATATACACCATACcataataatagtagtaatattaataataataataataataataattatgataataataatttagtaaataaaaataagttatAAAATACTTGTTCAAATAAAAGGCAGAATACATGAATGTTATCTAtttagacattttcttttcagtccgttataactatatatatactTAATGTAACACTGTTGTTCTTGCAAAGTCCTTGGGGTATACTCTAAGTGCACGCAATTTTGCCCTCAATGGGATGTTACTTTTAGTTATCTGTGATAAGCATTTAACAATATTTCCCTAAAATAGGCCTGTGTCTTTGGACACTCCCACAACCAATGAAACAAAATTCCTTTCTTATTCAGGAATGTTGGGGAGAGATGATGAAGTTGACTGTTTTTGTGCCTTTAAGCAGGTCAATTCCCAACAGActtcactgttgctgctgctgagtatgatgatgatgatgactatAAATGCCTCTAAAAATAATTCATCCCTTATGCATCAGGAATGTTTATCTTTGCACTGTCTTCCCTACTGTACGGTTAAAAGCCCAGGAGGAATTTGTCCCTAGATACCACACCAATCTAGCTGTCTCTGGTACATCAGTGACCCATACTGGTCCATTGTGTCACCAAATTGCAATGCACAGtgtcacaaacacagatatCTCAACTGATGAAAACACTTAAGAATCAAGTGACTATTTCCTAAAATTAGAGAGCCCATGCCTTGCACACTTAAGCATGCAGTTACAGTGAACGATCGGCCAATCACTGACTCAGTGTTGCTTCAGTCAAAAATGAGGACCAGCTCTGAGGGACAGCACAAAAATGATGTCATCTAAACAATCAGATTCAGAGTTTCCCTTTAAcgaaaacaaacagcatcttTCCCACAACTCCCACGCCTTTATCATTTCCCCTTCACATCAATTCCTGATCCCATACAACCCCATCACATCATGTGGCCTGCCACAGTTTACACATGCAGCCACAGTCTGAGAAAGGAGGTAGAAGGACGGGATCTGAACTTTCCTCTGACTGTTCGCTAGATGTCGCTGTTGcgcatgttttatgttttttgaacGGTAGCCGCATGGAGCGGATCACAGCAGCTGGCTGGGCTCCCTGTGCACCTTCAAGTTCCCTTTTGTTAGCCCTAACTTTGGCCTTACATCTGCATTTGATTTTCCTCCAAAGCTTTGTTTTGGATATAGATAATATTGTCCAAAGACTATATTATAAAAGTTTACTGAATGATCCCCCAGTCAGGTCAAGGGTCCTTATAGAAATGTATGAGCATACAGCAAAACATGCTTAACTTAGTGTCTCATATCATATAATACAACCGTGTTTGTCCTCTCCATCTGTAGAAagggcagaaaaacaaagtactCCCTTGGTAAATCAGTGGGGATTCTCTCTTGCGCAATCACATATTGCCCAATATTACGCACGGTTTTATTTAAAGTCTGACTGAAAAACAATTCTAATTAAATGCATTTCAGATTAGGACACATCTTATCGTCCGAATAGAGGCTATAACTCCCTGCCCCGCCCCCTTAAAAAAAACGTCACAGCTCGTGACTATAAATTATGAGTGAGAGTGGAGAGCGCTcgagtgtgtttgtggctgGACTGCAGGGAGATAGCAGCGAGGCGCACTGACTCCATAAGCACAAGTGGATGGAAGGAGCCCAATGCGATGGAGAAACTGAAAactgaggaaggagagaagagatgcTCGCATGAGACAAGAGGGAATGAAGAGTAGGATAAGCAGTTTTAATGAAGAGTTGAGATTGttatccaaaacaaaaacaaacaaacaaaaaatggcacGGATTTTCTCCCATGCGAATGCGCATTTGGCAAAGATGACATAGCACTTGAGAAAATGGGAATCCTCCAGGAACAGAACTCACTCACgacctgaatgaaaagagaaaagggatCCTGTTTCAGATCGGAATTTAGTTTTGTTCTGTCTTCTTTTACTTGACAAGCCTCAGTTTGTGAGCGGAACGCAGAGTGAAATATGAATCTGGGCAAAGCacttctgtttttcctcctctcaaaCTTTGTGACAATGACTTTGTCGCTATCCACTTGCACCACTGTGGACATCGACcacataaagaaaaagagagtagAGGCGGTCCGGGGACAGATCCTCAGTAAACTCCGGCTGACCAGTCCGCCTGAAACAACAGGTCCAAGTCAAGTGCCGTTTCAGGTTCTGGCGCTTTATAACAgcaccaaggagctgattgagGAGCTGGggagagacaggcagcagagTTGCGGGCAGGATAACACGGAGACTGAATACTATGCCAAAGAGATTTACAAGTTCAACATGATCAATGGTCCGCCAGAAAACAGTAAGTGTTGTTTATGATCGTGTAATTCAAGTGTTTCTTTTGCAACTTCCTATACTCACTCAATAAACTGCAACGCTTTGACGTTTTGGATGTGGGTCATTAAAATATATAGGGTGGAGCAGTTATTTGTGATTGGcaaggtgttttatttttgccagTGCGCCTTCAGCCAAGGTGCTCAAACCTGCTCCAAATGCTTTTGTAAACGAACTTGTGCGAATCTATTTACGCTCACTGAGCTATAAACTTTTACCTGGCCTAGATACACAATTATTACAGGTGAGCCAACAGTGTCAAAAACAGGGATCTTAATTTTTCCAGCTGGCGTTCGGTCCACTCGTGTCTGTGCAGCTTTTACGCACGGACGCGCCTGTGAGCAGCGGCGCGGCGCGCAAAGGAGAGGGCAAAGTAAACAGTCTAATTGGAATGAGCACCATTCCTCATACATACCTCACACCAAAGCCATGGGAACTCCAGCCTAAGTCTGACACATTCCTAAGCGGGGAAAATTCTCAGGCAGTTAAGTCTAGTATTTATTGCCAACTCCAATAcctcatttccattttctggcCGTGAGTTTCCCAATATTTTTCATCCACTGTTACGACTCTCTCACTTCTATTTCCCTATTACTATTTCTTTCTAGTAGCAAGGAGTCGAGCAGCTCTGTGTTATGATCTAATTCCCTTGTTCATCCATATTGGTATTTCCTGTATAAACTATGGTCCATTGATCGTTCCAGAAATCAGAAACAGAAGCTCGCCGAGCAGCAGATTCTCCAGAGAAAGTCAGCTTTTAAGTGGAAGAGTTGGATGTGTGCCCATTCACTTGGGGTCAGAGGCCGGTTAGTGTATGGTGTTGCCATTTTGAAATCAACAGGTGTTTATGCTGTACTGTGACATTAAGCAGAGCCTCCGCCGGTTCCAGCATTATAGCCCTGAATCAAATCCATTTCACAGGTCCTACAAAGTGCCTCTGACATTCAAAAATACACAGCTCGGGGTTTATCCACTGGTCAGAGGTAGCCAGAGCtcccaaaacaaacaagaggtCTGAGGAGTGGGATCAGTGATGGCCAGGTGCCCAGGACACATCACGCTGGTCTCATGCTGTAGGTGATAATACAAGGCATGAACTTGACTTGCTGCTGGCAGCACTTCATGCACTAACCAGCTTACCCAAGGAGGATATTAAAGAAATGAACAGAGGCTGCCAACATACATTAATTAGCACTTTTCTCACCCTTTCCATTATGTAATTGTAAAGTGAGCGGGGCATGTTGCAGTGTGTAGGAACATAATGTCTGTCACCTTGATAATTTTGCAGTGTAGTTCATTTTCATTCCTGCTGGATATAATGAGTTTTACATTCACCGTTTTTGGAAGGTGGGAGTGTTTGGGACCACAGTcaagttttgctttttttttgtgcccAGTTAAAAAGTTAAACAGAAACTTTTCTCTCATACTTGAATGCGCCACTTGCTCCAGACTACTCTGCTAGACATTACTACAAATGCAAATCAAGGCATGTGCCATTTTGTGTCTAGATGAAGCATAGCCGAGACTGGGCAGCTGTAGATCTTCCCTTTCTGGTGCATGAGGAGGTCAGCGCGGCTCATTTCTATCCTCATAAACCAAATGCTGTTGAAGAAGGGAGATAAAGACACAGCTGAACTGGAGGATGACCTTTGGCACAATAACAGTTTAAGAATTCACCGGCGCTTAAATTAGAAAGCTCATCTCAAAGCATGCAGTTTCAGTGAAATTTCAAGCCAATCATTGATTCAGTGTTGGGTCAGTAAGAAACGAGGACGAGCGCTGAGGACAGCAGGGTATCTGGTATACAGGATAGTAGAAAGATGATGTCATctgaacaaacagagacagaggtctTTGGCCTGTTCCCAAAGAAACAGCATCTCTCTCCCCCCAGCTCCCACGCCTTAGCCATTTTTGCTTCCTCATCCTTAAtcaagtggaaaaaaagttgtttttctacagaacagagctgcagcacattaTCTCATCTGGTGTAGTGACCTGCCACAGTCAGTGTCTGCCACAGCAGGAAGTTGAGAAATGAGACTctaatacaaaaatatgtcttATTAAGGCTTAATATCTGGGTCATGAGTATTGCAATACCAATGCATACCAACAAATTCTAATTTCAGACACTCTAACTAGTAAATTTCCAAAGAAATCTCTGTTGTCCTCTATGAGACCGAGACACCTCAGCAGCTGGCTAGCACCTGCTGCCTTATGCTTCCTATTTCCTTTGTTTACCTCCACAAAGCTCTGGAGAGACTGACATCACGGACAATCCTCCGGGCAAAAGGGCAAACAGAGGTGATTCCTgagagttttttctttttttatcaggGCGTTTGTGTGTCATGAGAGCAGAGGATCCCAGACAGACACTGGAGGGTGAGCATGTGTCAAGTGTGGTCAAAAGCGTCTGGGCGAGGCACGCCTGTCCTCAGGCCTTCCTCTACAGATGTACCTCTAAATCCCTCTTTTAAAGTCCATCAATCTTCAAATAAATTGAGTGTTAATACGAGAATGAGATCAACTGGGCATCATTTTGTTGTTCAGGCTTTTATTTGTGACTATAAATAAGCTTTTGCAAGCGTGTTAATGAGAAGGTCCTGCAGTAAAACTAAATTCTCTCATTAGAGTCTGATTTAAGAAGAACAGCGTGTAATTTAAGTAAAACAGTAGTCCGAACAATAAATCTTAATTTGTTTACTTCCTTGATGCTTAAATTAAAAgagtgtaatttttttttttagataatatcTAACagcaaaaaactcaaaattgtTCATTTCTGAGTGGATTTAACAGCAGGAATAAGACCCTGAGCTATCATCTCAAAATGGTGAGGGTCAGTAAATTGGTgaacatatttcattttaattatgcAAAGCAATCCCCTCCACTTACCAACATGGAACAAATTACCTTTCAGACCCTTGGCAAAAATAAGCCATAATGTGAAATCCACCTAAAACCATTGCAATGGGAAAAATGAGGTCATCCAAAAGGAAACCAAAGACTTGATTAGAATTTCAAATCTCCCCTCCAAGTGGGGCTTTCCACCTTCTGTGGGGGAGGCAGAGTGGGGAGACGGGGGGGGGACAGAGCAGTGAGTGAGGGGAGGAAAGGGCTACTGAGGTTTCCTCCTTATAGATTGTGTGGAAAACACTGGACAGATATCTGGCGGGGGATGAATGCTGAAAAGGTCACCTATAAATAGggaaagtttttaaaaaaagctttgtgGAAATATCAGATAATGACTGGGAGGACACAGAAATAGGATTATGGGTCAAATGAAGTACAGACACTCGGAGATGTGCAAGTTCCCTCTGCGTGACACAGGAACAACTGAACCTCTGAGTTTCCATTTGTCCTGCTTGAGGTGCAAATCAGCTAAAGGTGCagttctcccttttttttttataccacCAGCAAATCTGAGGCGTGCTAGTAAAGCTTAAAGCTTGGGGTAATAAATTAGCCATGGCTTGGCTGTAAATGACTGTTTCCACTTGGCCCATAAAAAGTTTGCTATGTGCTTGTTTTGCTCAACACTGCATGTGCTTGGCctgttaaattaataaactgTTCAATGGCATTAAAAGGTTTCAGTACAACAGGAAGCTTTTCAAGATAGAGTCACAATGTGGCCATTTATTTAGCTGATTCTGCTAAAGGTCACTGCACTATCACACACAAACGCATACCTATAATACAGCATGTTATTGCTTGTCAAGCATGCACTCAGTGGTGTTAACTGTCACGATGGAGTCCCCCTCCTCGTCGGTTTCTCAGGTATTGTTCTGCTCCAGCACGTGAGCCCACATGCTCCTCTCAGTTCCAGGGAATAACTTGGCTGCTGTCTGAGCCCTCTGAGCACCTGTTGGGCTCCAGAGCTGGTGGGCGGAGGAGGAGCACGCTGTCGTCCCACTGCAGcctgctcctccaccaccaccaccgcacATGGGACATTTGGTTTTCATTTCATGACTTCAACTTGTTGCTAACTCGGACCGCACAAAGCATAAGCAGATGGTGCGCGGTAATGGCCCACGTTTCTCTGGAATGGAATAGAAAtagtaaaaacaataataatacaaggTTTGTTGAGGGGAATCCTTTGTAAAAAGGTTATCAATAATCAGAAGGTAAACATGTCCACCCCTGTTGGGATGTCAGTGGAAAATAGGCTTTGATAACATGTACACAGTGAGGGAACAGATGGGAAAGAGCTCAAAAGGATTCTGACAAAAGCAACAATGAGAGATccaatttgatgtttttttaaaaaaggagataTTTAATAACATCTGTTGAGTCATCATTTCCACTTTCCCTGCAGATGACCTCCCCTACTGCCCTAAGGGGATCACCTCCAAGGTATTCCGCTTCAATGTCTCCGCCATGGAGAAGAACTCCACCAACTTGTTCCGCGCCGAGTTCCGAGCCCTGCGGATCCCCAACCCCGGCGCCAAGAGAAACGAGCAGAGGATTGAGCTCTACCAGGTGTGAGAACTGACCGTTCCTTTCCACTGTTAGCAGAGCGCGGGGGGGTAATGCGCTCGATTTGTCTCAGAAGGCCGGCCCTCTGCAGGTCAGCgagaaagatgaaaacatttatattagGGTGTCCgactccctctcttcctctcttctcatgTGCTGATCATTATTCCATGTGCTTACAGTCAAATGGATTCTGCATTAGGACAAATTTAAGAGCTTGCACAGCCGTCTTTGAGAAACCCTAGATCACCATTCGGCAGTTTCTTCTTTCCTAGCTGTCAATCTCGAAGCAGTTGTCCATCCTTGTTAGATCAAGTAAGGTGCTGTGCTTTCAACAGAGGGGTCCGTGCTGTAGATCCCCACCTGCACTTGTGTATTtatgagcatttttttaaagtgtgtcaAAGCATGCATCTGTtagatgtctgtgtgtgcggggtggcaaggtttttttttttcctcattaatcTCCCGTGAGAGACTAGGAGTAATGATCAGGTTCCAACATTTCCTGCCAGGGAGACAAGCGTCTCCGGACTGCATACCGCCTCTGAGGCAAGGCTCTGGCCGGCTCTGAATACAGACTGTCAGGCCCTCAGATTGTTTCCAGGGGCCTAGGAGGAGATAGAGGCAGGGTCACCCACCGGGGGAGTAAATGGAGCTGCTTGCTCGCCCCCGCACTTTTCAGGCTGGAGCTGATTGGCAGAGGGCTGACGCTGGCAGCCTGGTGGCCCCTCGTTCCCACAGGAAGACAGATTAGATCCTGACAATGTTCAGGAACCTGGTTATCCATAGCACCGCTGTGGGGCTAAGTGCCCATACCCGCCACCCAAACACGCACATTTCTCACTGCAGATAAACACCTTTGTTCAGGGAGGTGCTGATGGAGATAGGAATGTCTGAACCACACTGTTGCATTTTCCTCCATCGCCAGTTTTGTATATTTGGGGTCTCCACACGATAACACAGTTAAGAGATACCTGCAACCCCTGCTTTTCATTTCTAAACCGCCTGACACTGCATCTGGGAGCCCGGCTCGAGTCAAAGTTTGAACTGCTGATGTGAAGGACAGCCAGGTTCTCATTGGCAGGAGGGTAACACGCAGGCATTAACTTGCAAAATGGGGATATCAACACAGGGAGTCACTTTTTCCATGAGGAGTAGACATTTGGCCCAAGGCATCCTGGAGAGTCTGGCTCAGACAGACAGCTCTGgttcagcgtgtgtgtgtgtgtgtgtgtgtgtgtaaaagaaaGAGAGTTTATGCAGCTGGGTCACATTTTCATCTTTCCTCGCAGATCCTCCAGAAAGACGACCCCAAAGCCAAACAGCGCTACATTGGGGGCAAGAACGTCCTGACCAAGGGAACGGAAGAGTGGGTCTCCTTTGATGTCacagagacagtgagggagTGGCTGATGTACCGACGTGAGTGTGGGACACCTCAAGTTTTTCCTTGCATCACACCTTATTAGTTACATGTCCTGCCAAAGAGTGCTGGTTCGTTTGAAATGAAGGATAATGGCCCCAGGGAAAAAATGTCAGCTATTTACATCTTGCTGCTCTTGTTTCCCCCTCAGAGACCAATCTTGGCCTGGAGATCAGTGTGCATTGTCCCTGTCACACTTTCAGACCTAATGGTGACATCATCGAGAATGCCAATGAGGTGCTGGAGGTCAAGTTCAAAGGTGAGACTGCATTTAATTGAGAGGGATGTGACAGAAAGTGAGATGGTTTGGATTTGTATGAGCaaattttgttgtttgtgtgtcatgGACTAGTCTTAgtgaattaaaggagacatattatgctaattttcaggttcataattttattttgggttactactagaatggatttacatgctttaatgctcaaaaaagaCATCAGTTTTCACATACtttccagtgctgcagcactgtattctgtctgaaacgctctgttttagctcctgtctatTTAAGGACCCCCTCCTTATAATTGATTGAAAGTCAAATTAAGTGGGATGTTCTTACAGTCTGATGCCCAGTTTATGGCACACAACTATATAATGTGAcgttaaaaatatacattatgggaaatatatttatctatcatctatctatctatcatctAACTCCCAGTAAGAAGGCTAATAAGCATATTCCAAAAAAAAATGAccaactattcctttaaataccttgcatattttcatattatttgtAAAATTGGGGTATGAATAACTGCAGTGTCTTCAAGAATTCTTCTCTGATAAAATCTGTCCCATTTTTAGAGCACATCTCAGTCACAATTTCTTGTAGATAAAATGAGTTCTTCCATCTTATATTTAGGATCAAGAGCCAGATaacatttatgtgtgtttgaatttgGTTTCATTTGTCTAATGTTTCAGATAGGCATCTTGTGTTTGTTGAACAATTTGGTTTGTTCGGATTAGCACTCTTGAGGCAGTGCTGGTTTTAGGATGATCTGCATTAGTGAGTCTCAGGAGCTAATATAAACTGTTATACTAGGAGTTTGTTTTTGGTTCCAGTTTGAGTTTATAATGCCTGTTTCAGATGTTGCCAACATTTCATAactatttttagattttttgctATCATTGAAGTATATTATCAGTGGATATTGGCATGCATTAGTGTTTTTGTTCCCTCTTAATGTTAATTATGATCCTATAAACCTCTTTATACAGGGCCTTTAGAGGACATTGTATCTGGTGTTGCCATGTTGGCAGAATGGACTCCTCTACAAGTGGCAGAAGATTTGATGAAAGTCCAGATTTTTTGGATTTCTTtgtcagttttcagtgttttctttatttgcataaaagtttatctgttttattacaTTCACTGCCAAATAAAAGATACCTGAGCCATTGATTTAGTCTCTTCCACCCCTTTTCCACCAAATTATCTCTGGTTCTTGAACTGGCTCCTTCAAAGATTTGTTGAACCGTGGTGCTATCTAGCAAACCAGCCTGCGTTTCCACCAGTTTTGAGTTGAACCATTGTAATCGAGGATACGTCACCAATGGAGGGCATTGCACAATGTAACTAAAAACAAGAATCATATTCAACAACCTGTTGACCAAAACAgttcaggtgctggtttggACCCAGTGCCAACTCTAGAACTACTTTTTTTGCATTTCGAGATCCAAAGAACTGGCTCTCTGCCAGGAAAACTGGTCCTCGAGCAGCAGCaccttttgaaatcttaagaTAATGGGTTTCCTttcaaagaggaagagagggacaCAGAGCATGGGAATACAATTGATCTGGTATCTCACTTAGCACTGGGGCCCCCGGGCCCTCGGTCCTGGGAACACTCCCGACTGGCTTGGCCGCAAGGAATGTGCTGCCACGGCGCTCAGACGCTTGGCCCCGAATTAAAGAGAGGCGTACATATCCACCAGCAGCATCTCTCCTGAGATGTCCACTGCTTTAACTATCAGGGGTAGATTGGATGAGCAGACACAGGCCCATGGGGGAGAACGGAAGGGACCAGTGTTGAATAAGACAGAAAACTGGGCCAAAAATGAGTAAAGCCCAGCCTGGATTTTACAGTATCCTTCTGTAAAAGTTACAGTTGACTACATTGAAGTCAGCTCTTAAAGCATGGACATCCTTACAGCTCTCAACACAatcctctgtatttctgtgcAGTTCTTCTTGGTATCCTCCAGACTAACTGACTCGCTCCTGCAGGTATGGAAGCAGACTATGACGAGCTGAACCGTGTGAAGTATAAAAAGGAGCAGCTCTACCCCCACCTCATCCTCATGATGCTCCCGTCCCACAGGCTGGATGCCCAATCTTCCTCCCGCAGGCGCAAGCGGGCACTCGACACCAATTACTGCTTCAAGTAAGGCAAAATTTCTTGTTGTGGAAAATGCACTGCTTAGACTATTGTTCATTGTCTTTAACTTTGTTAAGTCATGTCAGTGACTACAACTGCACAGCcagttttgatgttttaaacaCTAAGCTGGCTAAACATACCACAGGGAACTTtctctcaatttaatactgatgcctctatttGACCTACATtagcaa
It contains:
- the tgfb3 gene encoding transforming growth factor beta-3 proprotein, producing MNLGKALLFFLLSNFVTMTLSLSTCTTVDIDHIKKKRVEAVRGQILSKLRLTSPPETTGPSQVPFQVLALYNSTKELIEELGRDRQQSCGQDNTETEYYAKEIYKFNMINGPPENNDLPYCPKGITSKVFRFNVSAMEKNSTNLFRAEFRALRIPNPGAKRNEQRIELYQILQKDDPKAKQRYIGGKNVLTKGTEEWVSFDVTETVREWLMYRQTNLGLEISVHCPCHTFRPNGDIIENANEVLEVKFKGMEADYDELNRVKYKKEQLYPHLILMMLPSHRLDAQSSSRRRKRALDTNYCFNNYEENCCVRPLYINFRQDLGWRWIHQPEGYYANFCSGPCPYLRSADTTHSSLLSLYNTLNPEASASPCCVPQDLEPLTILYYVGRSPKVEQLSNMVVKSCKCS